In the Colwellia sp. 20A7 genome, one interval contains:
- a CDS encoding FimV/HubP family polar landmark protein: MPKLLHLCLRQVVLSISIASILSASIIITSVSVIGFPTFAQEALSERPGVRMLGPKGSDVLRFERYGPINKSDTLWNIALTVRPDNRLSVYQVMQALYQANPNAFVDGNLNLLVNGEYLKIPSFEYMMLVDTRAAKKKSSEDEQAWKSNSPRKSTSASKLATQNVNKQDLDTVKVELNDQLEKIDNEQQVRLENIQNDILDSIGGLQALLKENEALRQRLSSFNDQLDTMQAEVAKSKEIKLQMDDMIQLQQALLAKAQAREEELLLEKEQAKLDDNIFTSQWFVVLMATLPAILILIVAAFILKRRKKEPATIKASPKASLKEKTKPEKVTEEVSAPEELSLDDELSLDDELSLDDELSLDDELSLDDELLLDDELSSDDSSSLDDELLLDDDLSIDLLEADESDVIHLDDDELNDLDDLDDLDDLDDIILDQEVDDSALLEGGELDQSALDSLLETNEDDKEDAQEDDVLVNNELDQSDLDDLLGGLALESNDLEEDDLVLDKETSVTSEEASESAVTDPDDIDALLDSIGADTSDDIVTEEPSESEVTDPDDIDALLDSIGSDTSDDSVTEEPSESEVTDPDDIDALLDSIGVDTNDDAVTEEASESEITDPDDIDALLDSIGVDTNDDAVTEEVSESEITDPDDIDALLDSIGVDTNDDAVTEEASESEITDPDDIDALLDSIGVDTNDDAVTEEASESEVTDPDDIDALLDSIGADTSDDTVTEEASESEVTDPDDIDALLDSIGADTSDDTVTEEPSESEVTDPDDIDALLDSIGGNTNDETSALNDKEVPADESNDQAAIDESDINENKAKIESLTEEYISPLLSTDFSDILDKSSEDDSDLSEPELNESEPTQSDSDVIDDEKLGIDDLIADTEQSSEGPVDESELIDDEKLGIDDLIADTEQSSEGPVDESELIDDEKLGIDDLIANTEQLSEGSVDESELIDDEKLGIDDLIANTEQSSEGPVDESELIDDEELDIDDLIADMEQSSEGLVDESELIDDEELGIDDLIADMEQLSESTDDEIDDELIDDDGFDIDDLIADMERSSEIPVDEELDIGDDLVSEAFDEQALKELLEDSEHAIELSPDFSDQNVLADLLNDNDKDSDTKVTEATEINDIKELNNLNFDELLANIEEESSVANQSANFNQNSDDSDKITLEDFDNFNSHDSTQKDSTGSESLASNDNKEDNFVSVDSLLSDSQGEVSFDEPYEKANIDVGLNEFPEFTRDVNLIDVDIDESGMAAKLDLAKVYLEIGDEDNAQVILNEVIKLGTTQQQEEAKKLLEES, translated from the coding sequence ATGCCAAAATTATTACACCTGTGCCTACGGCAGGTTGTTCTTAGCATATCAATAGCTAGTATATTAAGCGCTAGCATTATCATTACTAGTGTATCCGTTATTGGTTTCCCTACTTTTGCTCAAGAAGCCTTATCAGAAAGACCTGGCGTTCGTATGTTAGGCCCCAAAGGCTCGGATGTTTTGCGTTTTGAGCGTTATGGCCCGATAAATAAAAGTGATACGCTATGGAATATAGCGTTAACCGTTCGACCTGATAATCGCTTAAGTGTTTATCAAGTGATGCAAGCCTTATATCAAGCTAATCCTAATGCCTTTGTTGATGGTAATCTTAACCTTTTAGTTAATGGTGAATATTTAAAAATACCCTCTTTTGAATATATGATGTTAGTCGATACTCGTGCGGCAAAGAAAAAATCTAGTGAAGACGAGCAAGCTTGGAAAAGTAACTCACCTAGAAAATCGACCTCAGCGTCAAAATTAGCCACTCAAAATGTTAATAAACAAGATTTAGACACAGTCAAAGTTGAGCTAAATGATCAATTAGAAAAAATAGATAATGAACAACAAGTACGTTTAGAAAATATTCAAAATGATATTTTGGATTCTATTGGTGGCTTACAGGCATTGTTAAAAGAGAACGAAGCTTTACGTCAACGTTTATCATCTTTTAATGATCAACTAGACACAATGCAAGCAGAGGTCGCTAAAAGTAAAGAAATTAAGCTACAAATGGATGATATGATTCAATTGCAGCAGGCGTTACTTGCAAAAGCACAAGCGAGAGAAGAAGAGTTACTGCTAGAAAAAGAACAAGCTAAATTAGATGATAATATATTTACTAGTCAATGGTTTGTAGTATTAATGGCGACATTACCGGCCATTTTAATCTTAATTGTGGCAGCGTTTATTCTTAAACGTAGGAAAAAAGAACCGGCGACTATAAAAGCTTCTCCAAAAGCTTCTTTAAAAGAAAAAACTAAACCTGAAAAGGTAACTGAAGAAGTTTCAGCACCTGAAGAATTATCACTAGATGATGAATTATCATTAGATGACGAATTATCATTAGATGACGAATTATCACTAGATGACGAATTATCACTAGATGATGAATTATTACTAGATGATGAATTGTCATCAGATGATAGTTCATCATTAGATGATGAACTATTACTAGATGACGATTTGTCTATAGATCTCCTCGAGGCTGATGAGAGTGATGTTATACATCTGGATGATGATGAATTAAATGATTTAGACGACTTAGATGATTTGGACGATTTAGATGACATCATACTTGACCAAGAAGTTGATGACTCAGCTTTACTTGAAGGCGGAGAATTAGATCAATCTGCTCTTGATTCTTTGTTGGAGACGAACGAAGACGATAAAGAAGACGCCCAAGAAGATGATGTCTTAGTAAATAATGAATTGGATCAAAGTGATTTAGATGATCTTTTAGGTGGACTTGCTCTTGAGTCAAATGATCTGGAAGAAGATGACTTAGTATTAGATAAAGAAACGTCAGTCACTTCTGAAGAAGCATCAGAGTCTGCAGTAACCGATCCAGACGATATTGATGCCTTGTTAGATTCGATTGGCGCGGATACTAGTGATGATATTGTTACAGAAGAGCCGTCAGAGTCTGAAGTAACGGATCCTGATGATATTGATGCCTTGTTAGATTCTATTGGTTCGGATACTAGTGATGATAGTGTTACAGAAGAGCCGTCAGAGTCTGAAGTAACGGATCCAGACGATATTGATGCCCTGTTAGATTCTATTGGTGTGGATACTAATGATGATGCTGTGACAGAAGAGGCATCAGAATCTGAAATAACCGATCCAGACGATATTGATGCCTTGTTAGATTCTATTGGTGTGGATACTAATGATGATGCTGTGACAGAAGAGGTATCAGAATCTGAAATAACCGATCCAGACGATATTGATGCCTTGTTAGATTCTATTGGTGTGGATACTAATGATGATGCTGTGACAGAAGAGGCATCAGAATCTGAAATAACCGATCCAGACGATATTGATGCCTTGTTAGATTCTATTGGTGTGGATACTAATGATGATGCTGTGACAGAAGAGGCATCAGAATCTGAAGTAACCGATCCAGATGATATTGATGCCTTGTTAGATTCTATTGGTGCGGATACTAGTGATGATACTGTTACCGAAGAGGCGTCAGAGTCTGAAGTAACCGATCCAGATGATATTGATGCCTTGTTAGATTCTATTGGTGCGGATACTAGTGATGATACTGTTACCGAAGAGCCATCAGAGTCTGAAGTAACCGATCCAGATGATATTGATGCTTTGTTAGATTCTATCGGTGGGAATACTAATGATGAAACGTCCGCTTTAAATGATAAAGAAGTGCCAGCAGACGAAAGTAATGACCAAGCGGCTATTGATGAATCTGATATCAATGAAAATAAGGCTAAAATTGAAAGTTTAACTGAAGAATATATTTCGCCGTTATTATCTACTGATTTTAGTGACATTTTGGATAAATCATCAGAAGACGACTCTGATTTGAGTGAACCGGAATTAAATGAATCTGAACCGACACAATCAGATAGTGATGTCATTGATGATGAAAAACTTGGTATTGATGATTTAATTGCTGACACGGAACAGTCAAGTGAAGGTCCTGTTGATGAATCTGAATTAATTGATGATGAAAAACTTGGTATTGATGATTTAATTGCTGACACGGAACAGTCAAGTGAAGGCCCTGTTGATGAATCTGAATTAATTGATGATGAAAAACTTGGTATTGATGATTTAATTGCTAACACGGAACAGTTAAGTGAAGGCTCTGTTGATGAATCTGAATTAATTGATGATGAAAAACTTGGTATTGATGATTTAATTGCTAACACGGAACAGTCAAGTGAAGGTCCTGTTGATGAATCTGAATTAATTGATGATGAAGAACTTGATATTGATGATTTAATTGCTGACATGGAACAGTCAAGTGAAGGTCTTGTCGATGAATCTGAATTAATTGATGATGAAGAACTTGGCATTGATGATTTAATTGCTGACATGGAACAATTAAGCGAAAGCACGGACGATGAAATCGATGATGAGTTAATCGATGATGACGGCTTTGATATTGATGACCTAATTGCCGACATGGAGCGCTCAAGTGAAATCCCAGTTGATGAAGAACTTGATATTGGTGATGACTTAGTTTCAGAAGCTTTTGATGAGCAAGCACTGAAAGAGCTATTGGAAGATAGTGAACATGCTATTGAATTATCCCCAGACTTTTCAGATCAGAATGTATTAGCTGATTTATTAAATGATAATGACAAAGATAGTGATACTAAAGTAACAGAAGCCACTGAAATAAATGATATTAAAGAGTTAAATAATTTAAATTTTGATGAGCTTCTAGCTAATATTGAAGAAGAGTCTAGTGTTGCTAATCAGAGTGCTAATTTTAATCAAAACTCTGATGATAGCGATAAAATTACATTAGAAGATTTTGACAACTTCAACTCTCATGATAGTACACAGAAAGATAGTACAGGGTCAGAGAGCCTTGCTAGTAATGATAATAAAGAAGATAACTTTGTTTCTGTTGACTCATTACTCTCAGATAGCCAAGGAGAAGTTAGCTTTGACGAACCTTATGAAAAAGCCAATATAGATGTTGGATTGAATGAATTCCCTGAATTTACTCGTGATGTTAATTTAATTGATGTTGATATTGATGAGAGTGGTATGGCGGCTAAACTTGATTTAGCTAAAGTCTATCTTGAAATAGGTGACGAGGATAATGCTCAAGTCATTTTGAACGAAGTTATCAAGTTGGGCACAACGCAGCAGCAAGAAGAAGCTAAAAAGCTATTGGAAGAGTCTTAA
- a CDS encoding aspartate-semialdehyde dehydrogenase, which yields MAQKFDVCILGATGLVGKTIMEILEQRNFPINKLYPLASARSAGEFIEFNGESIEVLDADKFDWSLAQIGFFSAGGATSAKFAPLAGDAGCIVIDNTSEFRYDDDIPLVVPEVNPEALAEYRNRNIIANPNCSTIQMLVALKPIQDAVGIDRINVCTYQSVSGGGKESMDELAKQTADLLQGKPVESKNFSRQIAFNVIPQIDVFLENGYTKEEMKMVWETKKIFGDDNVLVNPTAVRVPVFFGHAEALHIETRSQISVDEVKALLSNAPGIVLCENDEDFPTQIGEASGQDDTYVGRVREDITHPNGINLWIVADNIRKGAATNSVQIAELLVKDYLS from the coding sequence ATGGCACAGAAATTTGATGTATGCATACTTGGCGCAACAGGGCTAGTTGGCAAAACCATTATGGAAATCTTAGAACAAAGAAACTTCCCAATTAATAAATTATACCCATTAGCAAGTGCTCGCTCTGCTGGAGAATTTATTGAATTTAATGGCGAAAGCATTGAAGTGCTTGATGCAGATAAGTTTGACTGGAGCTTAGCGCAAATAGGCTTTTTCTCTGCTGGTGGCGCAACGTCAGCAAAATTTGCCCCTTTAGCTGGTGATGCTGGCTGTATCGTTATTGATAACACCTCAGAATTTCGTTACGACGACGATATTCCATTAGTTGTACCAGAAGTAAATCCAGAAGCATTAGCTGAATATAGAAACCGTAACATCATTGCTAATCCTAACTGCTCAACTATTCAAATGTTAGTGGCGTTAAAGCCAATTCAGGATGCTGTAGGCATTGATAGAATTAACGTTTGTACTTACCAATCAGTTTCTGGTGGTGGTAAAGAGTCAATGGATGAGCTTGCAAAGCAAACGGCTGATTTATTACAAGGCAAGCCAGTTGAATCTAAAAATTTCTCTCGTCAAATTGCTTTCAATGTAATTCCTCAAATAGATGTATTTCTTGAAAATGGCTATACCAAAGAAGAAATGAAAATGGTTTGGGAAACGAAAAAAATATTTGGTGACGATAATGTTTTAGTTAACCCTACAGCAGTTCGTGTTCCGGTATTTTTTGGCCATGCTGAAGCATTGCACATTGAAACACGCAGCCAAATTTCTGTTGATGAAGTTAAAGCATTACTAAGTAATGCACCAGGTATTGTGTTATGTGAAAATGATGAAGATTTTCCTACACAAATTGGTGAAGCAAGTGGTCAAGATGATACTTATGTTGGTCGTGTGCGTGAAGATATCACCCATCCAAATGGTATTAACTTATGGATTGTTGCAGACAACATTCGTAAAGGCGCTGCCACCAATAGCGTTCAAATAGCTGAATTATTAGTGAAAGATTATTTAAGCTAG
- a CDS encoding 4-phosphoerythronate dehydrogenase translates to MKIFFDENMPYAKEFFNDFCKEGDLIPFSGRNLTAEQIIDADVLLVRSITKVNEALLKKNKKLSFVGTATIGLDHIDQTYLAQRNIDFHSAPGCNAISVAEYVISSLVVLAERYLLNLSQLTVGIVGGGNTGTRLSEKLTALGIPYKICDPLLEHNKEDTREFSSLEEVLACDVISLHVPKITDGDYPTYHLLNEERLVKLKDNQILINACRGEVIDNRALLALKLQGHGLRVVLDVWEGEPEVLTPLIEHTEIATAHIAGYSLEGKAGGTEMLYQALCRHIEKRQNISLEPKRKLINFLPPANISEVKLNQEFNEELLNQLVKMVYDVRRDDAIFRQQLSIKGFDSLRKNYPVRREFSAVQVTLSSSTSSDVPHRLGFNKT, encoded by the coding sequence ATGAAAATATTCTTCGATGAAAATATGCCTTACGCTAAAGAGTTTTTTAACGATTTTTGTAAGGAAGGGGACTTGATACCTTTCTCTGGGCGAAACTTAACAGCAGAACAAATAATAGATGCTGATGTATTATTGGTTCGCTCAATCACTAAAGTTAATGAAGCGCTTTTAAAAAAGAATAAAAAGCTTAGCTTTGTTGGTACCGCAACTATTGGATTAGATCATATTGATCAAACCTACCTAGCTCAACGCAATATAGATTTTCATTCCGCACCTGGCTGCAATGCTATTTCTGTTGCGGAATATGTTATCAGTAGTTTGGTGGTGTTAGCGGAACGCTATTTATTAAATTTAAGCCAATTAACGGTTGGTATTGTTGGTGGTGGTAATACTGGAACACGGTTGAGTGAAAAGCTAACAGCGTTAGGTATTCCATATAAAATTTGTGACCCTTTACTTGAGCATAATAAAGAAGATACAAGAGAATTTTCATCGTTAGAAGAGGTGTTAGCGTGTGATGTTATTTCATTACATGTGCCCAAAATTACTGATGGTGATTATCCAACCTATCATTTATTAAATGAAGAACGCTTAGTTAAATTAAAAGACAATCAAATATTAATTAATGCTTGTCGTGGTGAAGTCATTGATAATCGTGCTTTATTAGCATTAAAACTACAAGGCCATGGATTAAGAGTTGTGCTGGATGTATGGGAAGGTGAGCCGGAAGTATTAACGCCACTTATTGAACATACAGAAATAGCGACAGCACATATTGCGGGTTATAGCTTAGAAGGAAAAGCAGGTGGAACAGAAATGCTTTATCAGGCATTATGTCGCCATATAGAAAAACGTCAGAATATTAGTCTTGAGCCAAAACGTAAATTAATTAATTTTTTACCTCCAGCAAATATTTCAGAAGTAAAATTAAATCAAGAATTTAATGAAGAATTGCTAAACCAACTGGTAAAAATGGTTTACGATGTAAGACGTGACGATGCTATTTTCCGTCAGCAATTATCAATTAAAGGTTTTGATAGCTTAAGAAAGAACTATCCGGTAAGACGGGAGTTTTCAGCAGTACAAGTTACATTGTCATCTAGTACCTCAAGTGATGTGCCACATCGCTTAGGTTTTAATAAAACATAA
- the fabB gene encoding beta-ketoacyl-ACP synthase I: MKRVVITGIGIVSSIGNNADEVLASLKSGKSGITYSESFAEQGLKSNVWGKPNIDIKDHIDRKALRFMGDAAGYAYIAMEQAISDAKLTEEQVSDFRTGIVAGSGGASSANIVASCDTLRNRGIRRVGPYAVPKTMGSTVSACLATPFKIKGVNYSISSACATSAHCIGHAMELIQLGKQDVVFAGGGEEVDWSLAMMFDGMGALSAGRNDTPELASRTYDADRDGFVISGGGGMVVVEELEHALARGAHIYAEIVGYGATSDGYDMVAPSGEGAVRCMQQAMEGVEGEIDYLNTHGTSTPVGDVKELGAIQELFGENSPSISATKAMTGHALGAAGVHEAIYSILMMENSFVAPSINIDNLDEQAKGLDIVTEKLDKELNLVMSNSFGFGGTNATLVMKKYK; this comes from the coding sequence ATGAAACGTGTAGTAATCACCGGTATCGGTATTGTGTCTAGCATTGGTAATAATGCTGATGAGGTTTTAGCCTCTCTAAAGTCAGGAAAATCAGGAATTACATACTCAGAGAGTTTTGCTGAACAAGGATTAAAAAGTAATGTTTGGGGTAAACCGAATATTGACATTAAAGATCATATTGATCGTAAAGCATTGCGCTTTATGGGTGATGCAGCCGGTTATGCCTACATAGCTATGGAGCAAGCCATTAGTGATGCGAAGCTAACAGAAGAACAAGTATCCGATTTTAGAACGGGTATTGTTGCTGGTAGCGGTGGTGCATCGTCAGCAAATATTGTTGCTTCTTGTGATACTTTACGTAACCGTGGTATTCGTCGTGTTGGCCCTTATGCAGTACCTAAAACAATGGGTAGTACTGTTTCTGCTTGTTTAGCTACACCATTTAAAATTAAAGGCGTTAACTACTCTATCAGCTCTGCTTGTGCAACGAGTGCTCACTGTATTGGTCATGCAATGGAGCTTATCCAACTAGGTAAGCAAGATGTTGTTTTTGCTGGTGGTGGTGAAGAAGTTGATTGGTCTTTAGCTATGATGTTTGACGGCATGGGCGCATTATCTGCAGGTCGTAACGATACACCTGAGTTAGCATCACGTACTTATGATGCAGACAGAGATGGTTTTGTTATTTCTGGTGGTGGCGGTATGGTTGTTGTTGAAGAATTAGAGCATGCATTGGCTCGTGGCGCACATATTTATGCTGAAATTGTTGGTTATGGCGCAACATCTGATGGCTATGACATGGTAGCACCAAGCGGTGAAGGCGCTGTACGTTGTATGCAACAAGCAATGGAAGGTGTTGAAGGCGAAATTGATTATTTAAATACTCATGGTACCTCTACACCTGTTGGCGATGTTAAAGAGTTAGGTGCAATTCAAGAATTATTTGGTGAAAATTCACCATCAATCAGCGCAACAAAAGCAATGACTGGTCATGCATTAGGCGCTGCTGGTGTTCATGAAGCTATCTATTCTATTTTAATGATGGAAAATAGTTTTGTTGCGCCATCTATTAATATTGATAACTTAGATGAGCAAGCAAAAGGCTTAGATATTGTAACGGAAAAGCTTGATAAAGAACTTAACCTAGTAATGTCTAATAGTTTTGGCTTTGGCGGAACTAATGCAACGTTAGTGATGAAAAAATATAAATAA
- the mnmC gene encoding bifunctional tRNA (5-methylaminomethyl-2-thiouridine)(34)-methyltransferase MnmD/FAD-dependent 5-carboxymethylaminomethyl-2-thiouridine(34) oxidoreductase MnmC — protein sequence MKKPVISSPELSFQQDGAPYSKQFTDIYFDSESGYQQSEQVFLLGNNISNRIKHKDDRFVIMETGFGTGLNFLLTLQAYHKLQQEVTHKELPELSFISVEKFPLTKQQLTKSLQALPQLTYFSDLLLAQYPELSCDADKIEEFSLSFFNHKVTLKVIINDATEGLSNINAKKNDLADAWYLDGFSPAKNPEMWSKALFEQIGRLSKPEASIATFTVAGFVKRQMQDVGFRTQKTACIGNKHEMLTGVFQQNPHSKKGYQLRSIITKPQHVSIIGGGIASACAALALTKQGIKVTIYCKDNSLAQGASSNAIGALYPLLHQQADDISLFYQQAFWRAKTLYNTIIEDGFSFPHQWCGLLEIAYKEALEKRQQKFNELATWPTKLIHRVDANKASELANIELTHGGLFMPHAGWISPQDAVKQIINAAKATGRLKVENNILVNKIKKIETGKPNNSHQKNWTLLTNKGEFDACVVVFCGGAEIIDFDWVKQLPFSSVQGQVTNMNTNESISDLSTVICHKGYLTPQHNNMHAIGATFNKDCTRTTATPEEDQFNLNMLSTCLPELTQKIGWDTSDIVRSKSRLRCMTPDHMPIVGAIPDIEKHIEIYPHLAKDKNWKYDQIAPVIDNLYVMMGFGARGLCSAPLAADILAADLCGTPYPVDNDMLFNLSPNRFVIRDIIRRKI from the coding sequence TTGAAAAAACCTGTTATATCATCCCCTGAATTAAGCTTTCAACAAGATGGTGCGCCTTATTCTAAACAATTTACCGATATCTATTTTGATAGTGAATCAGGATATCAACAAAGCGAACAAGTTTTTTTATTAGGGAACAATATCAGTAATAGAATAAAACACAAAGATGACCGTTTTGTTATTATGGAAACAGGGTTTGGTACGGGTCTTAATTTTCTATTGACCTTACAGGCGTACCATAAATTACAGCAAGAAGTCACACACAAAGAACTGCCTGAATTATCTTTTATTAGCGTTGAAAAATTTCCGCTTACTAAGCAACAGTTAACTAAATCATTACAAGCATTGCCGCAATTAACTTATTTTTCCGATTTACTATTAGCGCAATACCCAGAGTTATCTTGTGACGCCGATAAAATTGAAGAATTTTCACTTAGTTTTTTTAATCATAAAGTCACACTCAAAGTTATTATTAATGATGCCACCGAAGGCTTATCAAACATTAATGCAAAAAAAAATGACTTAGCTGACGCTTGGTATCTCGATGGTTTTTCTCCTGCTAAAAATCCAGAAATGTGGAGTAAGGCATTATTCGAACAAATAGGTCGTTTATCGAAACCTGAAGCTAGCATAGCCACCTTTACTGTCGCTGGTTTTGTAAAAAGACAAATGCAAGACGTTGGATTTAGAACACAAAAAACAGCCTGTATCGGTAATAAGCACGAAATGTTAACTGGCGTTTTTCAACAAAACCCTCATTCAAAAAAAGGGTATCAACTTCGCTCTATTATCACTAAACCGCAACATGTCAGCATTATCGGCGGTGGTATTGCTTCAGCTTGTGCCGCATTAGCTTTAACTAAACAAGGCATTAAAGTAACTATCTACTGTAAAGATAACTCGCTTGCTCAAGGCGCATCAAGTAACGCGATTGGTGCTTTATATCCTTTATTACACCAACAAGCCGATGATATTAGCTTGTTTTATCAACAAGCATTTTGGCGAGCTAAAACACTTTATAATACGATTATTGAAGATGGTTTTAGTTTTCCTCATCAATGGTGTGGCTTATTAGAAATAGCCTATAAAGAGGCACTTGAAAAACGTCAACAGAAGTTTAATGAGTTAGCCACTTGGCCAACAAAACTAATTCATAGGGTTGATGCTAACAAGGCAAGTGAGTTAGCTAATATAGAGTTAACTCATGGTGGTTTATTTATGCCACATGCAGGCTGGATATCACCTCAAGATGCGGTTAAACAAATAATCAATGCAGCAAAAGCCACTGGTCGATTAAAAGTTGAAAATAATATATTGGTAAATAAAATAAAAAAAATAGAAACAGGAAAACCTAACAATAGTCATCAGAAAAACTGGACGTTACTCACCAATAAAGGTGAATTCGATGCTTGTGTTGTTGTCTTTTGTGGAGGTGCAGAAATAATTGATTTTGACTGGGTAAAACAATTACCTTTTAGCTCAGTTCAAGGCCAAGTAACCAACATGAATACCAATGAAAGTATCAGTGACCTTTCAACAGTGATATGTCATAAAGGTTATTTAACCCCTCAACATAACAATATGCATGCTATTGGCGCAACATTTAATAAAGACTGTACAAGAACCACAGCAACACCTGAAGAAGATCAATTCAATCTAAATATGTTATCAACTTGCCTACCTGAATTAACTCAAAAAATAGGTTGGGATACAAGTGACATTGTTAGAAGTAAATCAAGGTTACGCTGCATGACCCCCGATCATATGCCAATAGTGGGTGCTATACCTGATATAGAAAAACACATTGAAATATATCCACATTTAGCCAAAGATAAAAACTGGAAGTATGATCAAATTGCACCGGTTATTGATAATTTATATGTCATGATGGGATTTGGTGCTAGAGGGCTATGTTCAGCACCATTGGCTGCCGATATTCTAGCAGCTGACTTGTGTGGTACGCCTTACCCTGTTGATAACGATATGCTTTTCAATTTAAGTCCAAATCGTTTTGTCATTCGAGATATTATTAGACGAAAAATTTAA
- a CDS encoding YfcL family protein: protein MIQKINTLNDLYQYLDNLFDQDVDSDTLFAGGYLRGFVSLAATESGDEQQTMSVALVDNVSQRLANAKSELSPQDNAIVQNFWSVVQGLM from the coding sequence ATGATACAAAAAATAAATACGTTAAATGATCTTTACCAATATTTAGACAATCTTTTTGATCAAGATGTTGATAGTGATACGCTCTTTGCTGGTGGTTACCTTCGCGGTTTTGTTTCGTTGGCAGCAACTGAAAGTGGTGATGAACAACAAACTATGTCGGTAGCCTTAGTGGATAATGTTTCACAAAGATTAGCGAATGCAAAATCTGAACTTAGTCCACAAGATAATGCGATAGTCCAAAATTTCTGGTCTGTTGTGCAAGGTTTAATGTAA
- a CDS encoding isochorismatase family protein — translation MLKREKTGLIVVDIQGKLARLVHDSHTLISNCEKLIKGAKALDLPVILLEQNPDKLGSTTEELSTLLATTPPITKFTFDGCEEPSFIEQLKATDVDTWLISGIEAHICVYQTALHLHLLGLKVQLVTDCISSRTLANKELAIKKLVNRGVDISGLEMCLYELVKDCRASEFKEILNLVK, via the coding sequence ATGCTAAAGCGAGAAAAAACGGGCCTTATTGTCGTTGACATACAAGGAAAACTTGCACGCTTAGTTCATGATAGTCATACGTTAATTTCAAATTGTGAAAAACTCATTAAAGGAGCAAAAGCGCTTGATTTGCCGGTTATCTTACTTGAGCAAAATCCTGATAAACTTGGTTCTACAACGGAAGAATTAAGCACTTTATTAGCAACAACGCCTCCTATTACTAAATTTACCTTTGACGGATGTGAAGAGCCTTCCTTTATAGAACAGCTTAAGGCCACGGATGTTGATACTTGGCTTATTTCTGGTATTGAAGCACATATTTGTGTTTATCAAACTGCATTGCATTTACACTTATTAGGCTTAAAAGTACAGTTGGTGACAGACTGTATATCTTCTCGTACCCTTGCAAATAAAGAGTTAGCAATAAAAAAACTCGTTAATAGAGGCGTTGATATTTCTGGACTAGAAATGTGTTTATATGAACTTGTTAAAGATTGTAGAGCTAGCGAATTTAAAGAGATACTTAACTTAGTTAAATAA
- a CDS encoding 2OG-Fe(II) oxygenase has translation MTLPNASFLDDDSSLFESLFEFIANDIIEKGYSIRPYALPENLTNLLLNHITELPESNFKRAGIGRAKDHIINDFIRTDEISWITGNSEAGSAWISWTAALQAYLNRRLFLGLFSFESHFARYTKGDFYKKHKDAFKGEGNRVLSVVVYLNQHWSADDAGELVIYDKNLPASAVIDNKKVTVIPSFGTIVVFLSEEFVHEVLPAKRDRYSIAGWFRLNNSIANNIDPPS, from the coding sequence ATGACCTTACCTAACGCTAGTTTTCTTGACGATGATTCATCATTGTTTGAATCACTATTTGAATTTATCGCTAATGATATTATTGAAAAAGGTTACAGTATTCGACCTTATGCATTGCCTGAAAATTTAACGAATTTATTATTAAACCATATTACTGAGTTACCTGAGTCAAACTTTAAGCGAGCAGGTATTGGTCGTGCTAAAGATCATATTATTAACGATTTTATTAGAACAGATGAAATTAGTTGGATAACTGGTAACAGTGAAGCAGGCAGTGCTTGGATATCATGGACTGCAGCATTACAAGCCTATTTGAATCGACGCTTATTTCTTGGTTTATTTTCTTTTGAGAGTCATTTTGCTCGTTATACAAAAGGTGATTTTTATAAAAAACATAAAGACGCTTTTAAAGGTGAGGGAAATCGAGTGTTATCTGTAGTGGTATACCTTAATCAACATTGGTCTGCAGATGATGCTGGCGAGTTAGTGATCTATGATAAAAATTTACCAGCTTCCGCTGTTATTGATAACAAAAAAGTAACCGTTATCCCAAGTTTTGGCACTATAGTGGTATTTTTAAGTGAAGAATTTGTTCATGAGGTTTTACCTGCGAAGCGTGACCGTTATTCTATAGCGGGTTGGTTTCGTTTAAACAATAGTATTGCTAATAATATTGATCCTCCAAGCTAA